The Nitratidesulfovibrio sp. genome has a window encoding:
- the nifJ gene encoding pyruvate:ferredoxin (flavodoxin) oxidoreductase, whose translation MAKKMKTMDGNTAAAYVAYALSDTAAIYPITPSSNMGESADEWAAQGKKNLFGQTVSVRQLQSEAGAAGAVHGSLAAGALTATFTASQGLLLMIPNMYKIAGELLPGVFHVSARALASHALSIFGDHQDVMAARQTGFAFLNSNSVQEAMDMALVAHLAAIESSVPFCHFFDGFRTSHELQKIEVIDYDDMKKVVNWEKVEAFRQNAMNPEHPHIRGTAQNPDIYFQAREACNSFYNAVPGIVANYMKKVGEITGRSYKLFDYVGHPEAERVIIAMGSACETIEEVVNFLNAKGERVGLIKVRLYRPFSIDHMLSVLPATADTITVLDRTKEPGSLGEPLYLDVCTAFMERGEMPKLLAGRYGLGSKEFTPAMAKAVYDNMKVVGPKNHFTVGIIDDVTDTSLEVIEGVDTVPTGTVQCKFFGLGADGTVGANKQAIKIIGDNTDMYAQGYFAYDSKKSGGFTVSHLRFGNSPIQSTYLVNSADYVACHKSAYVHQYDVLDGIKTGGTFVLNSHWNSVEDMEKELPASMLRTIARKKLKFYNVDAVKVATEVGLGGRINMIMQTAFFKLSSVIPFDQAVALLKDSIHKAYGKKGEKIVAMNVAAVDKAIEAVTEIKYPESWATAADAATVGNSDPDFITNVVRPILAQQGDKLPVSAFEPDGLFPVGTAAFEKRGVAITVPEWLSENCIQCNQCSFVCPHAAIRPILAADDELAGAPASFVAIEAKGKELNGLKYRMQVYAQDCMGCGSCADVCPAKNKALVMKPIETQMADQVANLAYADANIAIKDDLMARDSLKGSQFQQPLMEFSGACAGCGETPYVKLLTQMFGERMVVANATGCSSIWGASAPTTPYTTNKDGHGPAWGNSLFEDAAEFGFGMSMAYNQRRAKLSDVVTEALSLGIDADLKAALQGWLDNKDDAEGSKKYGEEILGLLGGADDHPLLDELWHMSDLFTKKSVWIFGGDGWAYDIGYGGVDHVLASGEDINILVMDTEVYSNTGGQASKATPLGSIAKFAASGKKTGKKDLGRMAMTYGYVYVACVSMGANKQQVLKAFKEAEAYKGPSLIIAYAPCINQGLRKGMGKSMEEAKMAVESGYWPLYRFNPELADEGKNPFVLESKAPNGTMQEFMAGETRYAALEKIAPEESKRLRAAIEKEYNERYLLLKQISEAPAVTAPAGEPVTVGNGDSGFCAVTETPEHARRKGGDACDDGRAAE comes from the coding sequence ATGGCCAAGAAAATGAAGACCATGGACGGCAACACCGCTGCTGCGTACGTCGCCTACGCGCTCAGCGATACCGCCGCCATCTACCCCATCACCCCTTCGTCCAACATGGGTGAATCGGCGGACGAATGGGCCGCCCAAGGCAAGAAGAACCTTTTCGGGCAGACGGTGTCTGTCCGCCAGTTGCAGTCCGAAGCGGGCGCTGCGGGCGCCGTGCACGGCTCGCTGGCCGCCGGCGCGCTGACCGCCACCTTCACCGCCTCGCAGGGCCTGCTGCTGATGATCCCGAACATGTACAAGATCGCCGGTGAACTGCTTCCCGGCGTCTTTCATGTTTCGGCCCGCGCGCTTGCCTCGCACGCGCTGTCCATTTTCGGCGACCACCAGGACGTCATGGCCGCCCGCCAGACCGGTTTCGCCTTCCTGAACTCCAACTCGGTGCAGGAAGCCATGGACATGGCGCTCGTCGCCCACCTGGCCGCCATCGAGTCCAGCGTGCCGTTCTGTCACTTCTTCGACGGCTTCCGCACCTCGCACGAGTTGCAGAAGATCGAAGTCATCGACTACGACGACATGAAGAAAGTGGTGAACTGGGAGAAGGTGGAAGCCTTCCGCCAGAACGCCATGAACCCGGAACACCCGCACATCCGCGGCACCGCGCAGAACCCCGACATCTACTTCCAGGCGCGTGAAGCCTGCAATTCGTTCTACAACGCCGTGCCCGGCATTGTGGCGAACTACATGAAGAAGGTCGGCGAAATCACCGGTCGTTCCTACAAGCTGTTCGACTACGTGGGCCACCCCGAAGCCGAGCGCGTGATCATCGCCATGGGTTCCGCCTGTGAAACCATCGAGGAAGTGGTCAACTTCCTGAACGCCAAGGGCGAGCGCGTGGGCCTGATCAAGGTGCGCCTGTACCGTCCGTTCTCCATCGACCACATGCTGTCGGTGCTGCCCGCCACCGCCGACACCATCACCGTGCTCGACCGCACCAAGGAACCCGGTTCGCTGGGCGAACCGCTGTACCTTGACGTGTGTACCGCCTTCATGGAGCGCGGCGAAATGCCCAAGCTCCTCGCCGGTCGCTACGGCCTGGGTTCGAAGGAATTCACCCCGGCCATGGCCAAGGCCGTGTACGACAACATGAAGGTTGTCGGCCCCAAGAACCACTTCACCGTGGGCATCATCGACGACGTCACCGACACCTCGCTGGAAGTCATCGAAGGCGTGGACACCGTGCCCACCGGCACCGTGCAGTGCAAGTTCTTCGGCCTTGGCGCCGACGGCACCGTGGGCGCCAACAAGCAGGCCATCAAGATCATCGGCGACAACACCGACATGTACGCCCAGGGCTACTTTGCCTACGACTCCAAGAAGTCGGGCGGCTTCACCGTGTCGCACCTGCGCTTCGGCAACAGCCCCATCCAGTCCACCTACCTGGTCAACAGCGCCGACTACGTCGCCTGCCACAAGTCGGCCTACGTGCACCAGTACGACGTGCTCGACGGCATCAAGACCGGCGGCACCTTCGTGCTGAACTCGCACTGGAACAGCGTGGAAGACATGGAGAAGGAACTGCCCGCCTCCATGCTGCGCACCATCGCCCGCAAGAAGCTGAAGTTCTACAACGTGGACGCCGTGAAGGTGGCCACCGAAGTGGGCCTTGGCGGGCGCATCAACATGATCATGCAGACGGCGTTCTTCAAGCTGTCCAGCGTCATTCCCTTCGACCAGGCCGTGGCGCTGCTGAAGGATTCCATCCACAAGGCCTACGGCAAGAAGGGCGAAAAGATCGTGGCCATGAACGTGGCCGCCGTTGACAAGGCCATCGAGGCCGTCACCGAGATCAAGTACCCCGAATCCTGGGCCACCGCCGCCGACGCGGCCACCGTGGGCAACTCGGACCCCGACTTCATCACCAACGTGGTGCGTCCCATCCTGGCCCAGCAGGGCGACAAGCTGCCGGTTTCGGCCTTCGAACCCGACGGCCTGTTCCCGGTGGGCACCGCCGCCTTCGAAAAGCGCGGCGTGGCCATCACCGTGCCCGAGTGGCTGTCCGAAAACTGCATCCAGTGCAACCAGTGCTCGTTCGTGTGCCCGCACGCGGCCATCCGTCCCATCCTGGCCGCCGATGACGAACTGGCTGGCGCGCCTGCCTCGTTCGTGGCCATCGAAGCCAAGGGCAAGGAACTGAACGGCCTGAAGTACCGCATGCAGGTGTACGCGCAGGACTGCATGGGCTGCGGCTCGTGCGCCGACGTGTGCCCGGCCAAGAACAAGGCCCTGGTCATGAAGCCCATCGAAACCCAGATGGCCGACCAGGTTGCCAACCTCGCCTACGCCGACGCCAACATCGCCATCAAGGACGACCTGATGGCCCGCGACAGCCTGAAGGGCTCGCAGTTCCAGCAGCCGCTGATGGAATTCTCCGGCGCCTGCGCGGGCTGCGGCGAAACCCCGTACGTCAAGCTGCTTACCCAGATGTTCGGCGAACGCATGGTGGTGGCCAACGCCACCGGCTGCTCGTCCATCTGGGGCGCTTCCGCCCCCACCACGCCGTACACCACCAACAAGGATGGTCACGGCCCGGCCTGGGGCAACTCGCTGTTCGAAGACGCCGCCGAATTCGGCTTCGGCATGAGCATGGCCTACAACCAGCGCCGTGCGAAGCTGTCCGACGTGGTGACCGAAGCCCTTTCGCTGGGCATCGACGCCGACCTGAAGGCCGCCCTGCAGGGCTGGCTGGACAACAAGGACGACGCCGAAGGCTCCAAGAAGTACGGCGAAGAAATCCTTGGCCTGCTTGGCGGCGCGGACGACCATCCGCTGCTGGACGAGCTGTGGCACATGAGCGACCTGTTCACCAAGAAGTCCGTGTGGATCTTCGGCGGTGACGGCTGGGCCTACGACATCGGCTACGGCGGCGTGGACCACGTGCTGGCCAGCGGCGAGGACATCAACATCCTGGTCATGGACACCGAAGTGTACTCCAACACCGGCGGCCAGGCCTCCAAGGCCACCCCGCTGGGCTCCATCGCCAAGTTCGCCGCCTCGGGCAAGAAGACCGGCAAGAAGGACCTTGGCCGCATGGCCATGACCTACGGCTACGTCTACGTTGCCTGCGTCTCCATGGGCGCCAACAAGCAGCAGGTGCTGAAGGCCTTCAAGGAAGCCGAAGCCTACAAGGGCCCCTCGCTGATCATCGCCTACGCCCCCTGCATCAACCAGGGCCTGCGCAAGGGCATGGGCAAGTCCATGGAAGAAGCCAAGATGGCCGTGGAATCCGGCTACTGGCCCCTGTACCGCTTCAACCCCGAACTTGCCGACGAAGGCAAGAACCCGTTCGTGCTCGAATCGAAGGCGCCCAACGGCACCATGCAGGAATTCATGGCTGGTGAAACCCGCTACGCCGCCCTCGAAAAGATCGCTCCCGAAGAGTCCAAGCGCCTGCGCGCGGCCATCGAGAAGGAGTACAACGAACGTTACCTGCTGCTGAAGCAGATCTCCGAAGCTCCCGCCGTTACCGCCCCCGCCGGGGAACCGGTGACCGTGGGAAACGGGGATAGCGGCTTCTGCGCCGTCACCGAAACGCCGGAACATGCCCGGCGCAAGGGTGGCGACGCCTGCGACGATGGTCGGGCCGCTGAATAA
- a CDS encoding sigma-54 dependent transcriptional regulator, producing the protein MPTILVIDDDIQVCETIASLLARLRYACETAHTLEEGLRKLETADVDVVFLDVRLPDGNGLDALPRIRLSPSRPEVIILTGEGDPDGAELAIQGGVWDYLVKPSPIKQTTLTLHRALQYREEKLSHGDAATVALDLDGVVGTSPSMRQCFDLVAHAASTDANVLVTGETGTGKELFARTIHRNSTRRAGGFVVVDCAALTESLVESTLFGHRKGAFTSALNDRDGLVKLADGGTLFLDEVGEMPLSIQRSFLRFLQERTFRPVGGTQEIKSDFRLISATNRDLDAMVDRGEFRKDLLFRLKTVHVELPPLRSRPEDLKPLAIYHVNRLCEQYGVPHKGFSPDFFQHLAQYDWPGNVRELYNVLERSFVISGLESVLYALHLPQDIRIKITRAAIARPATGEGGIGSESATSPTAGNGDGSGGARDMVPPATRADGLHGPDAAFTSPLPPLKGFKRLMERKYLEILIGQASGNLQEMLDVSGLSRSHFYALLKKNNMSL; encoded by the coding sequence GTGCCCACCATCCTCGTCATCGACGACGACATCCAGGTCTGCGAGACCATCGCCAGCCTGCTGGCCCGCCTGCGCTACGCCTGCGAGACGGCCCACACGCTGGAAGAGGGGCTGCGCAAGCTCGAAACCGCCGACGTCGACGTGGTCTTCCTGGACGTGCGCCTGCCGGACGGCAACGGGCTGGACGCGCTGCCGCGCATCCGGCTTTCGCCGTCGCGGCCAGAGGTCATCATCCTGACCGGCGAAGGCGACCCCGACGGCGCGGAACTGGCCATCCAGGGCGGCGTGTGGGATTATCTGGTCAAGCCCTCGCCCATCAAGCAGACCACCCTCACCCTGCACCGGGCCCTGCAATACCGCGAGGAAAAGCTGTCGCACGGCGATGCGGCCACCGTGGCGCTGGACCTGGACGGCGTGGTGGGCACCAGCCCCTCCATGCGCCAGTGTTTCGACCTGGTGGCACATGCCGCTTCGACCGACGCCAACGTGCTGGTCACCGGCGAAACGGGCACCGGCAAGGAACTTTTCGCCCGCACCATTCACCGCAACAGCACCCGTCGCGCGGGCGGCTTTGTGGTGGTGGACTGCGCGGCACTGACCGAAAGCCTGGTGGAATCGACCCTGTTCGGCCACCGCAAGGGGGCCTTCACCAGCGCCCTCAACGACCGCGACGGCCTGGTCAAGCTGGCCGACGGCGGCACCCTGTTCCTGGACGAGGTGGGCGAGATGCCCCTGTCCATCCAGCGTTCGTTCCTGCGCTTCCTGCAGGAGCGCACCTTCCGCCCGGTGGGCGGCACCCAGGAGATCAAGAGCGACTTCCGGCTCATCTCCGCCACCAACCGCGACCTGGACGCCATGGTGGATCGCGGCGAATTCCGCAAGGACCTGCTGTTCCGGCTGAAGACCGTGCACGTGGAATTGCCCCCGCTGCGCAGCCGCCCGGAAGACCTGAAGCCGCTGGCCATCTACCACGTGAACCGGCTGTGCGAGCAGTACGGGGTGCCCCACAAGGGCTTTTCACCCGACTTCTTCCAGCATCTGGCCCAGTACGACTGGCCGGGCAACGTGCGCGAACTGTACAACGTGCTGGAGCGCTCGTTCGTCATTTCCGGGCTGGAAAGCGTGCTCTACGCGCTGCACCTGCCCCAGGACATCCGCATCAAGATCACCCGTGCCGCCATCGCCCGCCCCGCCACGGGCGAAGGCGGCATCGGAAGCGAATCCGCCACCAGCCCCACCGCCGGCAACGGCGACGGTTCCGGCGGTGCACGGGACATGGTGCCGCCGGCCACACGCGCCGATGGCCTGCATGGCCCGGATGCCGCCTTCACCAGCCCCTTGCCGCCGCTCAAGGGCTTCAAGCGTCTCATGGAGCGCAAGTACCTTGAAATCCTCATCGGGCAAGCCAGCGGGAACCTGCAGGAGATGCTGGACGTCTCCGGCCTGTCACGCTCGCACTTCTATGCCCTGCTGAAAAAGAATAATATGTCACTGTGA
- a CDS encoding ABC transporter substrate binding protein, protein MHTSPFPPVRPPRRSAFFPRLRQTACRIPLRRPAFVLAALALLLCLSLCLASAPAHSPRLGAMLPSGPASAWAAPAQAPQLPLSPLSPQSPDTATSATGAAGSLGAQEGARKNVLYLNSYHNGYAWSDHIQEGIRQTLAESPYSIVFQVEYMDSKKFHYQDTVSTLYALYRDKFRNKKFDIIIASDNVAVDFLLQFGEELFPGVPIVFCGLNDVQPETLRATGREITGVLENYDVAYNIEMALRLNPQLRRMVIIGDDSVTGAAIRNQVMAQLGPFKDRLVVEEWSEYSLDQMLDWVRDQTPDTFFYFVPIYRDIDGQFYSAEELLEKVHAASRAPLYSNWAFLLGHGIVGGKLISGVRHGEMAARMAMQVLSGIRASSIPIVEQADQAFMFDNNELQRLFISPSQLPPDRIIINEPSRFYELNKQVFWTIIVSMVILSVTLVLLVMNILEKRRVEGKIKDQLSFLRSLMDTIPIPIYSKDADGRVRECNVAFERFFGVDREALLGRYEWQAGPEGVAMLRDVSDTSLMHEPGVASYETTLPGPEGSPHSIIMHKATYRNSRGAVAGLVGVVFDYTDRKKAEDRLRAAEEKYRSLFESSPLGIFRVTPDGDYLDANPAMARMSGYASPALLLASGTGTFARLHGAPNMSDLSGISGMSGMPGTGSGTGSGQDTVISFDSSVDRPGGDTVTMHLTMRPQRDEAGKVRHIEGYAEDITQRKAAERALSASQRMLQLVLDNIPQFVYWKDRDLKYMGANKSFLGFVGLDSAEALLGRTDEEVLPSTEDAARVHDDDEAVVRSGQPRYQTKITITSPGGEAVWLETNRVPLLSDRGGQAGHANPQDDDVVGLLTTAEDVTQRIRLERQLLQSQKMEAIGTLAGGISHDFNNILTSIINSTELAISDIAADSLTCNDLMRALKAAQRGSRLVKQILTFSRPSVEGFVIADINEVLNEALVLIKASLPRNIEIRKAIPLRPSITRADPTQIHQVLMNLCTNSFQALRDTGGVLEVNLEQEMLSDERAQELGMEPGCALRLTVADDGPGIAPEIVDKIFDPFFTTKGKTEGTGLGLAVVHGIIKGHRGAVRVASVPWRRTEFEIHLPMHAQDACLIDPALLVPETGSERILFVEDDDDQLHTIPRVLESLGYTVRPFKNPLLALAAVREHPAAFDLVITDFDMPEANGLELARKMGDIAPNMPIILVSGREVAAEGAAVAGNIKAMVHKPYNRNILADAIRRVFARLGS, encoded by the coding sequence ATGCATACCAGCCCGTTCCCGCCGGTCCGGCCCCCGCGCCGCTCCGCCTTTTTTCCACGGCTCCGCCAGACGGCATGCCGCATTCCGCTCCGCCGCCCGGCGTTCGTGCTGGCAGCGCTGGCCCTCTTGCTGTGCCTGTCGCTGTGTCTGGCATCGGCTCCGGCGCACTCCCCCCGGCTCGGTGCCATGCTGCCTTCCGGCCCCGCGTCCGCCTGGGCTGCCCCGGCCCAGGCCCCCCAGCTCCCCCTGTCACCCCTGTCGCCGCAATCCCCGGACACCGCCACGTCCGCCACCGGCGCCGCCGGTTCGCTGGGTGCGCAGGAAGGCGCGCGCAAGAACGTGCTGTACCTGAACTCGTACCACAACGGGTACGCCTGGTCCGACCACATCCAAGAGGGCATCCGCCAGACGCTGGCCGAAAGCCCGTACAGCATCGTGTTCCAGGTGGAATACATGGACTCCAAGAAGTTCCACTACCAGGACACGGTTTCCACCCTGTACGCCCTGTACCGCGACAAGTTCCGCAACAAGAAGTTCGACATCATCATCGCCTCGGACAACGTGGCGGTGGATTTTCTGCTCCAGTTCGGCGAAGAACTGTTCCCCGGCGTGCCCATAGTGTTCTGCGGGCTGAACGACGTGCAGCCCGAAACCCTGCGCGCCACCGGGCGCGAGATCACCGGGGTGCTCGAAAACTACGACGTGGCCTACAACATAGAGATGGCCCTGCGCCTGAACCCGCAGTTGCGGCGCATGGTGATCATCGGCGACGACTCGGTCACCGGCGCGGCCATCCGCAACCAGGTCATGGCCCAGTTGGGCCCGTTCAAGGACCGCCTGGTGGTGGAGGAATGGAGCGAATACAGCCTGGACCAGATGCTGGACTGGGTGCGCGACCAGACCCCGGACACCTTCTTCTACTTCGTGCCCATCTACCGCGACATCGACGGCCAGTTCTACTCGGCCGAAGAACTGCTGGAAAAGGTGCACGCCGCCTCGCGCGCGCCGCTGTACAGCAACTGGGCCTTTCTGCTGGGGCACGGCATAGTGGGCGGCAAGCTCATCTCCGGGGTGCGCCACGGCGAAATGGCCGCGCGCATGGCCATGCAGGTGCTGAGCGGCATCCGCGCCTCGTCCATCCCCATCGTGGAGCAGGCCGACCAGGCCTTCATGTTCGACAACAACGAATTGCAGCGGCTGTTCATCAGCCCCTCGCAACTGCCGCCCGACCGCATCATCATCAACGAGCCCAGCCGGTTCTACGAACTGAACAAGCAGGTCTTCTGGACCATCATCGTCAGCATGGTCATCCTGTCGGTGACCCTGGTGCTGCTGGTCATGAACATCCTGGAAAAGCGCCGGGTGGAAGGCAAGATCAAGGATCAGCTGTCGTTCCTGCGCTCGCTGATGGACACCATACCCATCCCCATCTACAGCAAGGACGCCGATGGCCGGGTACGCGAATGCAACGTGGCCTTCGAGCGGTTCTTCGGCGTGGACCGCGAAGCGCTGCTGGGCCGCTACGAATGGCAGGCCGGGCCGGAAGGCGTGGCCATGCTGCGCGACGTGTCCGACACCAGCCTGATGCACGAGCCGGGCGTGGCCAGCTATGAAACCACCCTGCCCGGGCCCGAGGGCTCGCCCCATTCCATCATCATGCACAAGGCCACCTACCGCAACTCCAGGGGCGCGGTGGCTGGCCTGGTGGGCGTGGTCTTCGACTACACCGACCGCAAGAAGGCCGAGGACCGGCTGCGCGCCGCCGAGGAAAAATACCGTTCGCTGTTCGAAAGCTCGCCGCTGGGCATCTTCCGCGTTACCCCGGACGGCGACTACCTGGACGCCAACCCGGCCATGGCGCGCATGTCGGGCTATGCCTCACCCGCCCTGCTGCTGGCGTCGGGCACGGGCACCTTCGCCCGGCTGCACGGCGCGCCGAACATGTCTGACCTGTCGGGCATATCGGGCATGTCGGGCATGCCGGGCACGGGCAGTGGGACAGGCTCCGGGCAGGACACGGTGATCTCGTTCGATTCCAGCGTGGATCGCCCCGGCGGCGACACCGTGACCATGCACCTGACCATGCGCCCCCAGCGCGACGAGGCGGGCAAGGTACGCCACATCGAGGGCTACGCGGAAGACATCACCCAGCGCAAGGCCGCAGAGCGGGCCCTTTCCGCCTCGCAGCGCATGTTGCAACTGGTGCTCGATAACATTCCCCAGTTCGTCTACTGGAAGGACCGCGACCTGAAGTACATGGGGGCCAACAAGTCGTTCCTCGGCTTCGTGGGGCTGGACAGCGCCGAGGCGCTGCTGGGCCGCACCGACGAAGAGGTGCTGCCCTCCACAGAGGACGCCGCCCGCGTGCACGACGACGACGAGGCCGTGGTGCGATCCGGCCAGCCGCGCTACCAGACCAAGATCACCATCACCTCGCCCGGCGGCGAGGCGGTGTGGCTGGAAACCAACCGCGTGCCCCTGCTGAGCGACCGCGGGGGCCAGGCAGGCCACGCGAACCCACAGGACGATGACGTGGTGGGCCTTCTGACCACCGCCGAAGACGTCACCCAGCGCATCCGGCTGGAGCGCCAGTTGCTCCAGTCGCAGAAGATGGAGGCCATCGGCACGCTGGCGGGCGGTATATCGCACGATTTCAACAATATCCTTACGTCCATCATCAATTCCACCGAACTTGCCATCAGCGACATCGCGGCGGACTCGCTGACCTGCAACGACCTGATGCGCGCCCTGAAGGCCGCCCAGCGCGGCAGCCGCCTGGTCAAGCAGATCCTGACCTTCAGCCGCCCCTCCGTGGAAGGCTTCGTCATCGCCGACATCAACGAGGTGCTCAACGAGGCGCTGGTGCTCATCAAGGCCTCGCTGCCCCGCAACATCGAGATCCGCAAGGCCATCCCGCTGCGCCCGTCCATCACCAGGGCGGACCCCACCCAGATCCACCAGGTGCTCATGAACCTGTGCACCAACTCGTTCCAGGCCCTGCGCGACACGGGCGGCGTGCTCGAGGTGAACCTGGAGCAGGAAATGCTGTCCGACGAGCGCGCCCAGGAACTGGGCATGGAACCGGGCTGCGCCCTGCGCCTGACCGTGGCTGACGACGGCCCCGGCATTGCGCCGGAAATCGTGGACAAGATCTTCGACCCGTTCTTCACCACCAAGGGCAAGACCGAAGGCACCGGCCTTGGCCTTGCGGTGGTGCACGGCATCATCAAGGGCCACCGGGGCGCGGTGCGCGTTGCCAGCGTGCCGTGGCGGCGGACGGAATTCGAGATACACCTGCCCATGCACGCGCAGGACGCCTGCCTCATCGACCCGGCCCTGCTGGTTCCGGAAACCGGCAGCGAGCGCATCCTGTTCGTCGAGGACGACGACGACCAGTTGCACACCATTCCCCGGGTGCTCGAGAGCCTCGGCTACACCGTGCGGCCCTTCAAGAACCCGTTGCTGGCGCTGGCCGCCGTGCGCGAGCACCCCGCCGCCTTCGACCTGGTGATCACCGACTTCGACATGCCGGAAGCGAACGGCCTTGAGCTTGCCCGCAAAATGGGCGATATTGCGCCGAACATGCCGATAATCCTCGTTTCGGGCCGCGAGGTGGCAGCCGAAGGGGCGGCCGTCGCCGGAAACATCAAGGCCATGGTCCACAAGCCGTACAACCGGAACATCCTGGCCGACGCCATCCGCCGGGTGTTCGCCCGGCTGGGGAGCTAG
- a CDS encoding phosphocholine cytidylyltransferase family protein: protein MKAIILAAGVGSRLGRPFPKSLSVLPDGESILGRQIRLFHEHGVREIIVVVGFKKTLIMEAHPDVYFRYNPVFYITNTSKSLLCAARDLNDDVIWANGDVVFDPEVLRLVLETPANAVAVDRKKCAEEEVKYRTAQDGHIIAISKSVENGEGEAVGVNKVLAADLPALCAALEKCEDQDYFERALETMIHGGLRFVPVDVSAHRCIEVDFSEDWQMAQKMFAK, encoded by the coding sequence ATGAAAGCCATCATTCTTGCCGCAGGCGTGGGCAGCCGCCTTGGCCGCCCCTTTCCGAAGTCGCTTTCCGTCCTTCCCGACGGGGAATCCATCCTTGGCCGCCAGATACGCCTGTTCCACGAGCACGGCGTGCGGGAAATCATCGTTGTGGTGGGGTTCAAGAAAACCCTGATCATGGAGGCCCACCCGGACGTGTATTTCCGGTACAACCCCGTGTTCTACATCACCAACACCTCCAAAAGCCTGCTCTGCGCCGCGCGCGACCTGAACGACGACGTGATCTGGGCCAACGGCGACGTGGTGTTCGACCCCGAGGTACTGCGCCTGGTGCTGGAAACGCCCGCCAACGCCGTGGCCGTGGACCGCAAGAAATGCGCTGAAGAGGAAGTGAAGTACCGTACCGCGCAGGACGGGCACATCATCGCCATCTCCAAGAGCGTGGAAAACGGCGAGGGCGAGGCCGTGGGCGTGAACAAGGTACTGGCGGCAGACCTGCCCGCCCTGTGCGCGGCGCTGGAGAAATGCGAGGATCAGGACTACTTCGAGCGTGCACTGGAAACCATGATCCACGGCGGGTTGCGCTTCGTGCCCGTGGACGTCAGCGCTCACCGCTGCATCGAAGTGGACTTTTCGGAAGACTGGCAGATGGCCCAGAAGATGTTCGCCAAATAG
- a CDS encoding CDP-glycerol glycerophosphotransferase family protein, translating to MSTTSHKLAELARRIPRKASLAMFMGRGGGRFIDNGKYAFLHCHRHVPELTCWFVTTDPAEAATLRGHGLPVLLSTDDGALELLLRAGLVVCDDFGWKESPLLWPVLHTARTMQLWHGIPLKAIGEPEYTSTTIHMTPERAAHLRFAYTGYDAVLSTSPYFTRTAFGRAFGARAFPELGYPRNDALLRPHDALDLINVDRALYDDMVQARQRGTRCVVYMPTFRDRGGTPFDGGAMDIARLDDFARRHDVLFVLKLHPYVAQQQARLTDRVRVADALSDAYPLLAHCDALITDYSSIYFDYLLLDRPMLFYPYDYDDYVSRNRELLYDYGEMTPGTCVRTQDALYDALADMLDGGQDPWREARARLRALAFTHQDGKAAERLGRYLVEQFANKGARA from the coding sequence ATGAGCACCACCTCCCACAAGCTGGCGGAACTTGCCCGCCGCATCCCCCGCAAGGCCAGCCTGGCCATGTTCATGGGGCGCGGCGGGGGGCGGTTCATCGACAACGGCAAGTACGCCTTCCTGCACTGCCATCGCCACGTGCCCGAGCTGACCTGCTGGTTCGTGACCACCGACCCGGCCGAGGCCGCCACGTTGCGCGGGCACGGCCTGCCCGTGCTGCTGTCCACGGACGATGGCGCCCTGGAATTGCTGTTGCGCGCGGGCCTCGTGGTCTGCGACGACTTCGGCTGGAAGGAATCCCCCCTGCTGTGGCCCGTGCTGCACACCGCGCGCACCATGCAGCTCTGGCACGGCATACCGCTGAAGGCCATCGGCGAGCCGGAATACACCTCGACAACCATCCACATGACGCCCGAACGGGCCGCACATCTGCGGTTTGCCTACACCGGGTACGACGCCGTGCTGTCCACCTCGCCCTACTTCACGCGCACCGCGTTCGGCAGGGCCTTCGGCGCCAGGGCCTTCCCAGAACTGGGCTACCCGCGCAACGATGCCCTGCTGCGCCCTCACGACGCGCTCGACCTGATCAACGTGGACCGGGCGCTGTACGACGACATGGTGCAGGCCCGCCAGCGCGGCACCCGCTGCGTGGTGTACATGCCCACCTTCCGCGACCGGGGCGGCACGCCGTTCGACGGCGGAGCCATGGACATTGCCCGTCTGGACGACTTTGCCCGCCGCCATGACGTGCTGTTCGTGCTGAAGCTGCACCCCTACGTGGCCCAGCAGCAGGCCCGGCTTACCGACCGGGTACGCGTGGCCGACGCCCTCAGCGACGCCTATCCCCTGCTGGCGCACTGCGACGCCCTGATCACGGACTACTCTTCCATCTATTTCGACTATCTCCTGCTTGATCGCCCCATGCTCTTCTACCCTTACGACTACGACGACTACGTCTCGCGCAACCGGGAGCTGCTCTACGATTACGGGGAGATGACCCCCGGCACCTGCGTACGCACGCAGGACGCCCTGTACGATGCCCTTGCCGACATGCTGGACGGCGGGCAGGACCCCTGGCGCGAGGCGCGGGCACGGCTGCGCGCCCTCGCCTTCACCCATCAGGACGGCAAGGCTGCGGAACGCCTGGGCCGGTATCTGGTCGAGCAGTTCGCCAACAAAGGAGCACGCGCATGA